A stretch of DNA from Deltaproteobacteria bacterium:
ACGGGAGGCAAATAAGGCGGTGTGCGCGGGTTATCTGGCTGGTTTTTTTGGTGAGCGAAATACCCATGAGTTACCGGGTGTTAGATTGGAGAGTGACCTACCCAACAGAAACGGCATGTAACTCGCCATTTTGATGATCAAAAGGAACATGAAGTTACAGCACTGAAGCGAAAGCTTCCGGCCTGCTACATCAAGTTTGGCAGTCGGCGCTGTTGTACCGACCGACGTTGCCGTGTGATATCGACTTATCTCATCAACAATTAAATGACCCAGTTCGTTAAACTATACTCCCAGCCCAGAGCTGCCTAAGGAACTCACGGTAAGGCCATATTTCAATGTTGCCGACAGTCCGCCGCTCCGGATCGCGACTGACGACGATTAACCGGTCCATTTTTTCTTCTTTAGCAAGTGCCCTGAGACCTTTGAGGTCCTTAGTATCGACTAGTTTAGTGGCCTTGGCTTCTATAGCGATCCGCCCTGACACTATAAAATCAACTTCAGGACCGTTAGAAGTGCGCCAGAAGTTTAATGTTTCTCTGCTATTTGTGTAGTCTAGAAACGACACAAGTTCATGGAACAAAAAGGATTCGAACGCATCGCCGTAGCCTGGAGCCAATTCAGGGAGGCCTCGAATCTTTTGGAGTTGGTGCACAACTCCGGTGTCGAAGAAATAAAACTTAGCCTTACTCACAACTTTACGAGATCCAATTTGCGCTATTGGTTTGAGCATTCGGCCTATTAGCGTGTCTTCCAGCACTGTATAATATTCCCGGACGGTTCGTGCAGGAACCTGCGCATCACTTGCTACAGACTCAAAATTAATTAACTGTGCGTTTGTAAATGCAGCATGATCTAGAAACCGGGAAAAGTTTTCGATATTGCGACTGAGCGCCTCGGCTTGAATCTCCTCTTTCAGATATTCGCCTACGTAACTGCGAAGTTCGTCTTCGGGATCTGGACTGAGATAGACTGGTGGTAACAGTCCATAAAGGAGCACCTGATCCAAGTCGAATTCAGGAATCTCTGCGCTGACAAAAGGATGCAGGTACTGAATTTTTGCACGACCAGCCATCAACGAAGTATGTGTGCGCCTCAGTTTTCTTGCGCTGCTTCCTGTGAGCAAAAATTTTTGCCCCATCTCTTCGATCATCAAATGAACTTCATCCATGAGCACAGGTAGCTTTTGGATTTCATCGATTACCACTAGGTCGACGGGCGCCGCGGCGAGAGCTTCCCTGATCAATTGGGGGCGGGCAGCAAGCTTCTGAAACTCATCAGCTCGGAGTAAATTATAGACTTTTGCCGCGCCAAACTGATTTCGAATCAAAGCCGATTTGCCAGTGCGACGAGGCCCCAATAGCAATACGCTTTTGTGAGACAGGATTTTGGCTAGATCAATT
This window harbors:
- a CDS encoding ATP-binding protein, whose amino-acid sequence is MTFIDRKIDLAKILSHKSVLLLGPRRTGKSALIRNQFGAAKVYNLLRADEFQKLAARPQLIREALAAAPVDLVVIDEIQKLPVLMDEVHLMIEEMGQKFLLTGSSARKLRRTHTSLMAGRAKIQYLHPFVSAEIPEFDLDQVLLYGLLPPVYLSPDPEDELRSYVGEYLKEEIQAEALSRNIENFSRFLDHAAFTNAQLINFESVASDAQVPARTVREYYTVLEDTLIGRMLKPIAQIGSRKVVSKAKFYFFDTGVVHQLQKIRGLPELAPGYGDAFESFLFHELVSFLDYTNSRETLNFWRTSNGPEVDFIVSGRIAIEAKATKLVDTKDLKGLRALAKEEKMDRLIVVSRDPERRTVGNIEIWPYREFLRQLWAGSIV